The following coding sequences lie in one Lolium perenne isolate Kyuss_39 chromosome 2, Kyuss_2.0, whole genome shotgun sequence genomic window:
- the LOC127334236 gene encoding probable aldo-keto reductase 2 has translation MASAPATMVPRLKLGSQGMEVSAQGLGCMSMSASLYGPPKPEPDMVALIHHAVAAGVTLLDSSDVYGPHANEILLGKALQGGVREKVDLATKFGVSFLNGKREIRGDPAYVRAACEGSLKRLGVDCIDLYYQHRIDTRVPIEVTIGELKKLVKEGKIKYIGLSEASASTIRRAHAVHPITAVQLEWSLWSRDVEEDIIPTCRELGIGIVAYSPLGRGFFSKGSKLVDSLSDQDFRKHMPRFQPENLEKNALIFERVNAMATRKGCTPSQLALAWVHHQGNDVCPIPGTTKIENFHKNVGAQSVKLTPEEMAELESYATAGDVQGDRYPGVAGTWKDSETPPLSSWKDE, from the exons ATGGCGTCCGCTCCTGCCACGATGGTGCCACGCTTGAAGCTGGGTTCTCAGGGGATGGAGGTCTCGGCGCAGGGCCTCGGCTGCATGAGCATGTCCGCCTCCTTGTACGGCCCGCCCAAGCCCGAGCCAGACATGGTCGCGCTCATCcaccacgccgtcgccgccggcgtcaCCCTGCTCGACTCCTCTGACGTCTACGGTCCTCACGCCAACGAGATCCTCCTCGGCAAG GCGCTGCAAGGTGGCGTAAGAGAGAAGGTGGACCTGGCCACTAAGTTTGGCGTCTCGTTCCTCAACGGCAAACGGGAGATTCGTGGTGACCCGGCGTATGTGCGGGCGGCATGCGAGGGCAGCCTTAAGCGGCTCGGCGTCGATTGCATTGATCTCTACTACCAGCACCGCATAGACACCAGGGTGCCTATCGAGGTCACG ATTGGAGAGCTCAAGAAGCTAGTCAAAGAAGGAAAGATAAAGTACATTGGATTATCCGAAGCGTCTGCATCAACAATCAGAAGGGCTCATGCCGTTCATCCTATCACTGCAGTTCAGCTGGAATGGTCACTGTGGTCTAGAGACGTGGAAGAAGACATAATTCCAACTTGCAG AGAACTTGGAATTGGAATTGTAGCTTATAGCCCACTTGGCAGAGGGTTTTTCTCTAAAGGATCAAAATTGGTTGACTCACTATCAGACCAGGACTTCCGCAAG CATATGCCTAGATTTCAACCTGAGAATCTTGAGAAGAATGCCTTGATATTTGAGCGCGTTAACGCAATGGCAACAAGAAAAGGGTGCACACCATCACAACTTGCACTGGCCTGGGTTCATCATCAGGGGAACGATGTTTGCCCAATCCCCGGCACAACAAAAATCGAGAATTTCCACAAGAACGTGGGAGCTCAATCTGTGAAGCTCACACCAGAGGAGATGGCTGAACTGGAGTCCTACGCTACTGCAGGTGATGTCCAGGGTGACCGGTACCCTGGAGTGGCGGGTACATGGAAAGATTCTGAGACCCCTCCATTGTCATCCTGGAAGGACGAGTAG